The stretch of DNA CCGCTGCGGGACCGGGAAGAATAGCGGATGTCGACCTTTTAAAGGCCCTTCTGGGCTCCGGAACACGGAACTACCGGGTGGATTCCGTAGCCGGCAGCCTGCTGCGGTACTTTGACAATATGGGAGGCACGAGAAGTCCCAGCTATCAGGATCTCCTCAGCCTTCCGGGAATGGGAACGGCCAAGGCGGCCCAGATTATCGCGGCCTGGGAATTCTGCCGGCGGCGGCTGCGCCCTGCGGAAGCCTCCGTCCGGACTCCTGAGGACCTGATACCCCTTATCCGTCATTACGGAGACAGGCCGCAGGAACATTTCTTGAGTATTCCCCTCAACGGGGCCCACGAAGTGATTGGAATCCACATTGTTTCGGTGGGGCTAGTAAACAGAACGTTGGTGCATCCCAGAGAAGTGTTCCGTCCTGCCCTGGAAAGCTCCGCCGCAGCCCTCATCTGTGCCCATAACCACCCTTCGGGAAGGCTCGAGCCCTCCCGGGAAGACCAGGAAATCACCTTACGTTTACTACGGGCAGGTACGCTATTGGGAATTCCGGTGCTGGATCATCTTATCTTTCACGGGAGCAGATTCTACAGCTTCCTGAGCGAGGGACAGATCCGTCATGGGGGAGAATGGGAAAAGTAGCCGAAAACAAAAAGGGCGGTCTGCCTGACCGCCCCCGACTCTAACAAAAAACTCCGCAAACGGGCAACCCGCCGCAGAGCTCCTCCTTTTTGTTAACAGAATGCTAACACGGAACCTGGAATACCGCAACAAAAATCTTTGGAAACTTTCGGAATCAGCCGCCGGGAAGAATATTGGCGACATAGAGCAGGTACTTGGCCCTGGTACACCCCACATACACCAGTTCATCCGTAATGTTATGGTGCTGCTCCCCAGGGGTAAACGTATAATCGAGAAGGAGGATTACAACATCCGACTCGAGTCCTTTGAACTGGCTGATAGTCCTGAAGCAGATCCCCTTCGAATGGGTCATGATCTCCGGCTCGAGCCTGTAGCCGCATACCGACCCGGCCTGACTGAGGGCGGAGTTCTCGTAACTGAGATTCGACAGGATCGTTATCATGCCCCTGTTCAGCTGGTGCTCCTGAAGCAGAGTCCGGATCGTCTCATCCACAAAGGAGACAACTTCATCACGCTGGGAGAAGTTCTTTTCCACCGGATCGTTCCCGGACATCTCCAGGGGAACGGCAGTAGCGCCGAGACCTGTTTTTCGCACAGCGAAGTCGAGAATGCTGGGGGTATTGCGCAGGTTGTTCTTCAGCCGAAAGATGTAATCCCCCAGCTCCTTTGATGCCAGCAGCTTTACGACGGGAAGCTTGGTGTCGGGCTGAAAGATGGACTGGTTGTCATCGTAAAATATATAGATGACCCGTTCATCCCGGTTGGTAAAAAAGTAGTCTATGCAGTCACACCACTTATCCTCGAAGTCCTGGGCCTCATCGATGACAATGGCATCAAAGGTGTCCTTGAGGGTGTATTCATGGAAAATGAGCTCCAGCGCCGAGGGAAGCCTGTCCGAGAAGAAATCCCGGTCTTCGCTGCAGGCTGAATCCGCGGGGGATCCGGGCAAAAGGGTGTTCAGAACCCGGGCGAAAACCTCATCCTGAAGGAACTTCTCCCTGCGAAAAATGGCCCGCAGGTCCACATGACAGGGGACCTTGGAGATCCAGCGGAGATACTCGAGATAATCCCCCCGGGAATCGAAGAACTCCTCTTCTCCTGTTTCCCGGTAGAGTCTGCCCATGAAAGAGACGAACTCGCGTTTCATTCCGACCTCTTCAAGGATGGCAGCCAGGAAGTCAGCCAGGACCTTCAGGGCGAAGGTATGAAAGGTTTCGATGGTTACCCGGGAAAGACCGCCGATTTTGCGCAGGATCTCATAGCGCAGATTGGAGGAGAAACAGAGAAAAAGAACGTGCTTGCCCTCATCCGCAAGGCGCATTGTTTTTTTAATCGCCAGCCAGGTTTTTCCGGTCCCGGCGGCCCCCTGAAAACCGACCCTGCTTTTATCGTCAAAGAGGTTCAGCAGGTAATCCTGAAAACGGCCAACCGATTCCAGCTCTTCCTGCTGACGGCGCATGGCGAAGAGCATTGAGCGATGCAGAACCATATTGCCTTTGAAAAGTGAGAGAAACTGCTCCCCCTCCTCCCGGGACAGGGAATTGTTCTCCTGGGGCCGGGTATAATCAAAGAGCCGCTGGATCCAGTCATACAGGCGGTCCAGGTTGCCCGCATGCAGAACGTTGAACTCGTTCAGGTCCCGATGCCCGAGATTATCGCTGATTACCGCCTCGGGAAAGCAGACACCCCAGGAGAAAATCCCGGAAAAGGGGGTCCTGAAGTGGTTTCGGTAAAGATCCCGGAAGGCGTACTGGGCGTAACGTGCCTGCCGTACAGGGTCCTTGATGCGGATGCGCTGTCCGTAGCGATTGACGGAAAACCAGGCGCTGTCGATATTCTCAATCTGACCGCCCTTGATCTCCAGGGTAAGGAAGCCCCGATCCTTTTTAAAGATAATAAAGTCACACTCGCCCCGTAGGTTACGGTTCCCGGTCCAGGTCACATTATGAAAAACATGAAACGAGTCATCCAGCTGCTTTTTGAACTGTTCAAACATGAAGATTTCGGCACCGGACTCGATCTGCTCCGAATCCAGTGCCTCAGGATACATTACTGCCATGGGTCTCCTTATCAGTTCCGCTGACGATTTCTATATGAGGATAGGGCAATTCAATGCCCCGGGACGCAAAGGTCTCCAGTAGATCCACGGTTATGCCGTTCTTTACGGCAACATAATCGCTTTTTTCGAACCAGACCCCCAGGAGGGTCTCAACACCGGAAGAGGAAAACTCCGTAAACATGACAAAGGCTTCGGGATTGTTCAGCGCCAGGGGATGCCGGCTGACAACCTGACGCAGCAGCTCCTCCACCAGCCTGAGATCCGTACCATAGGGCACCCGCAGCTTGAAATCCATACGTCGAACCGGGAATTTTGTAATGTTGGTAACCACCGAGGTAATCAGCTTCTGGTGGGGAATCCGGATAAGAGTATTATCGAAGGTCCTGAGGCGTACAGCCAGCAGGTCTACCGCATAGACTACACCGGTTGTGGTCTCCACCTGAATGACGTCCCCGATGGTAAAAGCGTTCTCGGAGACAAGAAAGAGACCGGCAATAATGTTGCTCAGGGAAGACTGGGATGCGACACCCACGGCAACTCCGGCGATACCTGCGGCGCCCAGGATACCGGTGACCTGTACTCCCATGCGGGAAAGAGCTCCCACAAGAACAAAGAAAAGACCCGTGTACCAGACCAGTTTTCGTACTCCCAGCCGGACCTGCTGTGAAGCTCCGCGAAAAAAGAGGGCGATTCCCGGCATAAGGATCATACGGACAAAGGCGATCCCCAGCACCAGCACAAGGCCGCCTTCGAAAAACTTATCCCACTGTATCTGTTCAAGGCGTATCAGATTCTGCATTCTTCTACCCTTTTAATTTCAGTAATAGGAGGCCAGGTTACGGAAAAAATCAAAACTTTTTCGAATAAGACTGCTGTAGCTCGGATTTTTTGGATGCGAGACTCTGCGGACAGATGGTCCTTCAACTTTCTTTTTGAAAGAGAGAGAACTGGCATGTTCGTTACCCCGGAAGGAGAAGATAATATCATCGGTAATAAAGCCCCTGGAGGAAAGATAGAGCCCCAGATACTCCACCCGGATACAGATGCGGCTGAAATCCAGGATCTCCCCGGAGACATTCACCACCTTCATGTCGCACCTGGCGCAATAATAGGGCAGATCCAGCTCATCACTGCGGTGACGGACCTCAAGGGGAGAGGAATAAACGATTTCGCCGCTATCCGGGGCACCGAAGAGGTTCTTGGACAAAATCATGGAGGATACCGTCATCAGGGTACGCTCCTTTTTCAGGGTCTTCAGGTTCAGCACCAGGGGGATCAGGGTGGTAAAAAGAGCGGATTCCCCGTCGGGAAGCAGTATTGG from Marispirochaeta aestuarii encodes:
- the radC gene encoding RadC family protein: METVYDSSGFNSAETEGPRERIAAAGPGRIADVDLLKALLGSGTRNYRVDSVAGSLLRYFDNMGGTRSPSYQDLLSLPGMGTAKAAQIIAAWEFCRRRLRPAEASVRTPEDLIPLIRHYGDRPQEHFLSIPLNGAHEVIGIHIVSVGLVNRTLVHPREVFRPALESSAAALICAHNHPSGRLEPSREDQEITLRLLRAGTLLGIPVLDHLIFHGSRFYSFLSEGQIRHGGEWEK
- a CDS encoding NERD domain-containing protein, which gives rise to MAVMYPEALDSEQIESGAEIFMFEQFKKQLDDSFHVFHNVTWTGNRNLRGECDFIIFKKDRGFLTLEIKGGQIENIDSAWFSVNRYGQRIRIKDPVRQARYAQYAFRDLYRNHFRTPFSGIFSWGVCFPEAVISDNLGHRDLNEFNVLHAGNLDRLYDWIQRLFDYTRPQENNSLSREEGEQFLSLFKGNMVLHRSMLFAMRRQQEELESVGRFQDYLLNLFDDKSRVGFQGAAGTGKTWLAIKKTMRLADEGKHVLFLCFSSNLRYEILRKIGGLSRVTIETFHTFALKVLADFLAAILEEVGMKREFVSFMGRLYRETGEEEFFDSRGDYLEYLRWISKVPCHVDLRAIFRREKFLQDEVFARVLNTLLPGSPADSACSEDRDFFSDRLPSALELIFHEYTLKDTFDAIVIDEAQDFEDKWCDCIDYFFTNRDERVIYIFYDDNQSIFQPDTKLPVVKLLASKELGDYIFRLKNNLRNTPSILDFAVRKTGLGATAVPLEMSGNDPVEKNFSQRDEVVSFVDETIRTLLQEHQLNRGMITILSNLSYENSALSQAGSVCGYRLEPEIMTHSKGICFRTISQFKGLESDVVILLLDYTFTPGEQHHNITDELVYVGCTRAKYLLYVANILPGG
- a CDS encoding mechanosensitive ion channel family protein, whose product is MQNLIRLEQIQWDKFFEGGLVLVLGIAFVRMILMPGIALFFRGASQQVRLGVRKLVWYTGLFFVLVGALSRMGVQVTGILGAAGIAGVAVGVASQSSLSNIIAGLFLVSENAFTIGDVIQVETTTGVVYAVDLLAVRLRTFDNTLIRIPHQKLITSVVTNITKFPVRRMDFKLRVPYGTDLRLVEELLRQVVSRHPLALNNPEAFVMFTEFSSSGVETLLGVWFEKSDYVAVKNGITVDLLETFASRGIELPYPHIEIVSGTDKETHGSNVS